A section of the Pseudanabaena mucicola str. Chao 1806 genome encodes:
- a CDS encoding tetratricopeptide repeat protein encodes MKATISASITAAALSILTSNTGDLFAQSINIQSLSTNSGQKIADVSQVGTIQDSVELMRQAKDLYNQGRIPEAFPLAKRSLAITENLLGSDHVGVAYVLNFLGVLYHTSGDLDQAEALYQRAIKIYQSANHANLQETRDNLAVLQRHPSRQSSFSYIFKSASSSNQISDGKYSDGQGYGEVFIEVKGDQYRWVDVTQPQLDRTWKPVSELQYVRNGVIYYKNEYLCSDKAQKLDEDLRPKRPGNGFFCVSEGITYKRPANKIADGDYYNGFVDGEATSAIFIKGEQYSDDAAAGYLGRPMIWKPFSESGIRYVAPGIIYYPKIIKPNPSQYYCTKEVAGWNNRPNSRRQPIGTCSKDGWTWK; translated from the coding sequence ATGAAAGCAACCATCTCAGCATCAATTACTGCCGCCGCACTAAGCATTTTAACTAGCAATACTGGAGATTTGTTTGCTCAAAGTATCAATATTCAGAGTTTATCTACAAATTCTGGGCAGAAAATCGCCGATGTGTCTCAGGTTGGGACAATTCAGGACAGCGTTGAACTTATGCGGCAGGCTAAAGATTTATACAATCAAGGACGCATTCCAGAAGCTTTTCCTCTAGCAAAAAGATCTCTCGCTATTACAGAAAACCTTTTAGGATCTGACCATGTTGGCGTAGCTTATGTACTCAATTTTTTAGGCGTTCTCTATCATACATCAGGAGACCTCGACCAAGCTGAAGCGCTCTATCAACGCGCTATTAAGATCTACCAATCGGCTAACCATGCCAATCTGCAAGAAACTCGCGACAATTTAGCTGTTTTGCAACGACATCCCAGCCGTCAAAGTTCTTTTAGCTACATCTTCAAGTCAGCAAGCTCTTCCAATCAAATTTCTGATGGTAAGTATTCTGACGGTCAAGGATATGGAGAAGTTTTTATCGAAGTAAAGGGCGATCAATATCGTTGGGTTGATGTAACTCAGCCTCAACTTGATAGAACTTGGAAACCTGTGTCTGAACTTCAATATGTGCGTAACGGCGTAATTTACTATAAAAATGAGTATTTGTGTTCGGACAAAGCCCAAAAATTAGATGAGGATCTAAGACCTAAGAGACCAGGGAACGGATTTTTTTGTGTTTCTGAAGGCATCACCTATAAGCGCCCTGCAAACAAGATCGCTGATGGAGATTACTATAACGGTTTCGTGGATGGTGAAGCGACATCGGCAATATTTATTAAAGGCGAACAATACAGTGATGATGCGGCGGCTGGCTACTTGGGTAGACCGATGATTTGGAAACCTTTTTCGGAATCAGGGATAAGATATGTGGCTCCGGGAATCATTTATTATCCTAAAATTATTAAGCCAAACCCCAGCCAATACTACTGCACAAAAGAAGTAGCGGGATGGAATAACCGTCCTAATAGTAGAAGACAGCCAATTGGAACTTGTTCAAAAGATGGCTGGACTTGGAAATAG
- the lpxD gene encoding UDP-3-O-(3-hydroxymyristoyl)glucosamine N-acyltransferase: protein MPQTISFKLSDLAAEFAATLPDCRFESDGDDPVISGVAAIDKAQSGEITFVSSSKFVARLKDTQASAVILDPKTPSPLPCIRTAHPRILFAKVLEKFYQPPTPPIGIHPTAFLGEDVELGTNVAIAPYVVISDRVKIGDNVTIYPHVTIYNDVEIGANTTIHANCVIGDRTQIGANCLFHPSTVLGGDGFGFEISSNGTWYKVPQIGHVIIEDHVELGCSCAVDRPAVGVTVIRKGSKLDNFVQIGHGVEVGAHSVLASQVGLAGGVTLGHHVVMAGQVGAANHIHIGDGAIIGAKSGIPSDVPAGVTVMGYPVVPEKDWKRIVISERQLPDLLHTVRKLEKRIAELEAKLSQ from the coding sequence ATGCCCCAAACAATTTCCTTCAAACTCTCAGACCTTGCGGCAGAATTTGCCGCGACTCTTCCCGACTGCCGCTTTGAATCTGATGGCGATGATCCTGTAATCTCAGGAGTTGCGGCGATCGATAAGGCGCAATCTGGCGAAATTACCTTTGTATCTTCATCGAAGTTTGTGGCGCGTCTCAAGGATACCCAAGCCAGTGCCGTCATTCTCGATCCGAAAACACCATCGCCTCTTCCCTGCATCCGTACTGCCCATCCAAGGATTCTCTTCGCGAAGGTTCTCGAAAAGTTCTATCAACCGCCCACTCCGCCCATTGGTATCCATCCCACTGCATTTTTGGGTGAAGATGTGGAGCTAGGGACTAATGTGGCGATCGCCCCCTATGTGGTGATTAGCGATCGCGTCAAAATTGGCGATAACGTCACGATTTATCCCCATGTCACAATTTATAACGATGTGGAAATCGGCGCAAATACGACGATTCACGCTAACTGTGTGATTGGCGATCGCACCCAGATCGGCGCAAATTGTCTATTCCATCCCAGCACTGTACTTGGCGGCGATGGCTTTGGCTTTGAGATCTCCTCCAATGGCACATGGTACAAAGTGCCGCAAATTGGTCATGTGATTATCGAAGATCATGTGGAACTAGGATGTTCCTGTGCCGTTGACCGTCCTGCGGTGGGCGTTACGGTCATTCGCAAAGGTTCTAAACTCGATAACTTCGTGCAGATTGGTCATGGTGTAGAAGTGGGAGCGCATTCCGTTTTAGCTTCACAAGTGGGCTTAGCAGGTGGTGTCACCCTCGGTCATCATGTGGTAATGGCGGGACAGGTCGGTGCAGCTAATCACATTCACATTGGCGATGGTGCAATTATCGGCGCAAAGTCAGGCATTCCCAGTGATGTTCCCGCAGGTGTGACGGTGATGGGCTATCCCGTAGTTCCTGAAAAGGATTGGAAGCGAATTGTGATCTCTGAGCGACAACTTCCAGATTTGCTGCATACAGTTCGCAAATTAGAAAAGAGAATTGCTGAACTAGAAGCAAAGCTTTCCCAATAA
- the rplI gene encoding 50S ribosomal protein L9 produces MAKSNLQVMLTKNVTKLGKLGDLVAVKPGYAQNFLIPQGLAIRATAGVVKEVERRKEVERQRLIAIREEAESRKTALATIGGFIIKKKVGEGNAIFGTVTDREVAQLITAKSLLEIDHRDITIPEINQTGNYEVSIKLHAEVTATIKIQVVPE; encoded by the coding sequence ATGGCAAAGAGTAATTTGCAGGTCATGCTGACCAAAAATGTTACAAAATTAGGTAAACTCGGCGACTTAGTAGCTGTAAAGCCTGGTTATGCTCAAAACTTCCTCATACCTCAAGGTTTAGCTATTCGCGCAACCGCAGGTGTTGTCAAAGAAGTTGAAAGACGCAAAGAAGTTGAGCGTCAACGTTTAATCGCTATTCGCGAAGAAGCTGAAAGCCGTAAGACTGCCCTTGCAACTATTGGCGGTTTTATTATTAAGAAAAAAGTTGGTGAAGGGAATGCAATTTTCGGGACGGTCACCGATCGCGAAGTTGCTCAATTGATTACTGCAAAGTCGCTACTAGAAATCGATCACCGCGACATTACAATTCCTGAAATTAATCAAACAGGTAATTACGAAGTTTCGATTAAGCTTCATGCTGAAGTTACGGCAACCATTAAAATCCAAGTTGTCCCTGAATAA
- a CDS encoding heme-binding protein, with amino-acid sequence MSSLPVGFPAPTPNGIIEVKQYPAYRSGTYTYEGNLREATGYAFNPLFRHISSNNIAMTTPVEARYPSETIDQPVQRGKAKVSFLYNNNGISPQQISPDIQVEDHPPMLVVSLGVQGAYGYESYQGHIAKLKEWLAHHSEYAIAGEPREFLYDSPYTPAPLKRREVQIPIRCI; translated from the coding sequence ATGTCTTCTCTCCCCGTCGGCTTTCCCGCACCCACACCTAATGGCATCATCGAAGTCAAGCAATATCCTGCCTATCGCTCAGGGACATATACCTATGAGGGTAATCTGCGTGAAGCAACTGGTTATGCTTTCAATCCACTATTTCGGCATATCAGTAGTAACAATATTGCGATGACCACGCCTGTAGAAGCTCGCTATCCCAGTGAGACCATCGATCAGCCAGTGCAAAGGGGCAAAGCAAAAGTATCTTTTCTATACAACAATAATGGTATTAGTCCCCAACAAATATCGCCAGATATTCAAGTGGAAGATCATCCGCCGATGTTGGTGGTGAGTTTGGGTGTGCAGGGAGCCTATGGTTATGAGAGCTATCAAGGACATATTGCTAAGTTAAAGGAATGGCTAGCCCATCATTCCGAATATGCGATCGCAGGGGAACCAAGGGAATTTCTCTATGATTCTCCCTATACGCCAGCACCACTCAAGCGCCGCGAAGTCCAAATTCCCATTCGCTGCATTTAA
- the pdxA gene encoding 4-hydroxythreonine-4-phosphate dehydrogenase PdxA, with product MNILQHSSWQSKPRIALTIGDPAGIGTEIILKSLADDNLLTLDAEFTIFGDQRYLEENYQLLKNLKTTNIQIADPADLKVFDIRSDGEITLGFGNRKSGAASFAYLDEAIAQTLAGKFDAIVTAPIAKSAWKQAGHNYAGQTELLAERSHIDDFGMLFVGKSPHTDWVLRALLATVHIPLREVTRQLTPTLIEQKLELLRRSLLLDFGISDPRIAIAGINPHSGEQGQLGIEECEWLQPLIDRYRQQHPNVQISNPIPPDTMWVNPAKAWRDRAQVGLGYDAYLAMYHDQGLIPVKLLAFDRAVNTTIGLPFVRTSPDHGTAFDIAGKGIADPASTIEAITLAIELAQIRHKNKQGA from the coding sequence ATGAACATTCTGCAGCATTCATCTTGGCAATCTAAACCTCGAATAGCTCTCACTATAGGGGATCCCGCAGGAATAGGAACGGAAATCATTCTAAAATCTCTTGCCGATGACAATTTACTAACTCTAGATGCTGAGTTCACCATCTTTGGCGATCAACGATATCTTGAGGAAAATTATCAATTACTAAAAAATTTAAAAACTACCAATATCCAAATTGCTGATCCTGCTGACCTAAAGGTATTTGATATCCGCAGTGATGGGGAAATTACACTAGGATTTGGGAATCGTAAAAGTGGGGCAGCAAGTTTTGCCTACTTAGATGAGGCGATCGCCCAAACCCTAGCGGGTAAATTCGATGCGATCGTCACTGCACCAATTGCCAAATCAGCTTGGAAACAAGCAGGACATAACTATGCAGGGCAAACTGAGTTATTGGCTGAGCGTAGTCATATCGATGATTTTGGAATGCTATTTGTTGGCAAATCACCACATACGGACTGGGTTTTGCGAGCTTTGCTAGCGACGGTACATATTCCTTTGAGGGAAGTTACTCGACAGCTTACACCTACACTGATCGAGCAAAAATTAGAATTATTACGCCGATCATTATTGCTGGACTTTGGGATCTCAGATCCAAGGATTGCGATCGCGGGGATCAATCCCCACAGTGGTGAACAGGGACAACTGGGGATCGAAGAGTGTGAGTGGTTACAACCATTAATTGATCGCTATCGCCAACAACACCCTAATGTCCAAATCTCTAATCCGATCCCACCCGACACGATGTGGGTCAATCCTGCCAAAGCTTGGCGCGATCGCGCTCAGGTTGGGCTTGGCTACGATGCATATCTTGCTATGTATCACGATCAAGGGTTAATCCCAGTAAAGCTTTTAGCTTTTGACCGAGCCGTGAATACGACAATTGGATTACCCTTTGTGCGAACTTCACCCGATCATGGGACTGCCTTTGATATTGCAGGCAAGGGGATCGCTGATCCCGCTAGTACGATTGAGGCAATTACCCTCGCGATCGAACTAGCACAAATCAGACATAAAAACAAACAAGGGGCTTAA
- the dnaA gene encoding chromosomal replication initiator protein DnaA — protein MSVDISLETLWNQVLELLESQLSRPTYEGWIKTVVADELTADRLTIRTPSLFAKNWLHKYYFQNITDAVTEILGYPVEVYIVAAPSGESPNSQPDEDPNESEGSQEGLFETAIANESVQAMAASLPSTNVQSDLQVENGHSSPRHNNLNPKYNFNRFVVGATNRMAHAAALAVSESPGREFNPLFLCGGVGLGKTHLMQAIAHYHLEIEPRARIAYVSTEQFTNDLIAAIRKDSMQRFRELYREIDMLIVDDIQFIEGKEYTQEEFFHTFNTLYEAGKQIVLASDRPPAQIPRLQERLCSRFSMGLIADIQVPDLETRMAILQKKAEYDNLKIPADVLHYIAASYTSNIRELEGALVRTVAYISISGLPMTVENVAPVLNPPKEPVEVSAEMVLSVVTEMLNIDLADLLGNSRRREISQARQYVMYLMRQHTNLSLPKIGEAVGGKDHTTVMYSCEKVAQLQSTDGDIAQLLRQLSDRIYFIAQSKN, from the coding sequence ATGTCTGTTGATATTTCCTTAGAAACCCTCTGGAATCAAGTCCTTGAACTTCTTGAAAGCCAACTGAGCCGCCCTACCTACGAAGGATGGATTAAGACTGTTGTGGCTGACGAGTTGACAGCCGATCGCTTAACGATTCGTACCCCATCACTTTTTGCTAAGAATTGGTTACATAAATATTATTTTCAAAACATTACCGATGCTGTTACCGAAATTTTAGGTTATCCTGTCGAAGTTTATATTGTGGCGGCTCCCAGTGGCGAATCTCCCAATAGTCAACCTGATGAGGATCCTAATGAAAGCGAAGGTAGTCAAGAGGGACTTTTTGAAACAGCGATCGCCAATGAGTCTGTGCAGGCAATGGCTGCTTCTCTCCCCTCTACGAATGTACAAAGCGACCTTCAGGTTGAGAATGGCCATAGTTCTCCAAGGCATAACAATCTCAATCCTAAGTACAATTTCAATCGTTTTGTGGTTGGAGCAACCAATCGGATGGCTCATGCCGCCGCGTTAGCGGTTTCAGAGTCCCCAGGACGTGAATTTAATCCTTTATTTCTCTGCGGTGGTGTGGGCTTAGGCAAAACTCACCTGATGCAAGCGATCGCCCATTACCATCTGGAAATCGAACCGAGGGCTCGCATAGCCTATGTGTCCACAGAGCAATTCACTAATGACCTGATTGCCGCAATTCGCAAGGATAGTATGCAGAGGTTTCGGGAGTTATACCGCGAGATCGATATGCTGATTGTTGATGATATTCAATTCATCGAGGGCAAGGAATATACCCAAGAGGAATTTTTCCATACATTTAATACCCTCTATGAAGCAGGTAAACAAATTGTGCTGGCAAGCGATCGCCCACCTGCTCAGATTCCTCGTTTACAAGAGCGTTTATGTTCGCGATTCTCGATGGGGTTAATTGCCGATATTCAGGTTCCTGATTTAGAAACCCGTATGGCAATTTTGCAGAAAAAAGCTGAATACGATAATCTCAAAATTCCTGCTGATGTACTACATTACATTGCTGCTAGCTATACCTCTAATATCCGCGAATTGGAGGGAGCTTTAGTCAGAACCGTTGCCTATATTTCCATTTCAGGCTTGCCAATGACGGTAGAAAATGTTGCGCCCGTTCTCAATCCTCCCAAGGAGCCTGTAGAAGTCTCCGCCGAGATGGTTTTGAGTGTGGTGACGGAAATGCTAAATATTGATCTCGCTGATCTCTTAGGTAATTCCCGTCGCCGTGAAATTAGTCAAGCGCGTCAATATGTGATGTACTTAATGCGTCAACATACTAATCTAAGCCTTCCCAAAATCGGTGAAGCTGTCGGTGGTAAAGACCATACAACCGTGATGTATAGCTGCGAAAAGGTGGCGCAATTACAATCTACCGATGGCGATATTGCCCAGTTGTTGCGGCAGTTAAGCGATCGCATTTACTTCATAGCCCAATCTAAAAATTAA
- a CDS encoding ligand-binding sensor domain-containing protein, producing MSQLNASKAISKATLAITANIASLFVISYELNINKVEAININSSITLHKATTGDRRELVAVRPSSNFDSRISATLLDSRDRLWLGTWQGLIQIDQLTGKAISSISLPNSTVTALLEDNRGFFWVGTTSGLYQISPSSGKIENIAIQLSSSRILSLAMDRAGFIWVGTDQDITRISPYNAETYARLPNIPGTAANVMQIDNAGNIWVGTLNGLLKINPGTAKITARIPFVSGQIVQALAIDPSGTIWAGTPRNVIEINPKTNKAIARINTVTGRDIVALASDQTGELWIGMRDGLVLVNTYNGEIKSFINNLPHSSVLNLLISDRQLWIGTMRGLGKINTKLKKSEIPNATATVIYLID from the coding sequence ATGTCACAATTAAATGCTTCAAAGGCGATCTCTAAAGCTACATTAGCTATAACAGCTAATATAGCCAGCTTATTTGTGATTAGCTATGAACTCAATATCAATAAGGTCGAAGCTATCAATATTAACTCCTCAATAACTCTGCATAAGGCAACTACAGGAGACCGCAGGGAACTAGTTGCCGTCAGACCATCATCCAATTTTGATAGTCGGATTAGTGCAACATTATTGGATAGTCGCGATCGCCTTTGGCTCGGTACTTGGCAAGGTTTAATTCAAATTGATCAACTTACAGGGAAAGCAATCTCTTCAATATCCTTACCTAATTCCACCGTTACAGCCTTACTTGAAGACAATAGGGGCTTCTTTTGGGTTGGCACAACTTCAGGACTATATCAAATCAGCCCTAGCTCAGGTAAAATTGAAAATATTGCGATCCAACTATCCTCTAGTCGTATTTTGAGTCTCGCTATGGATCGGGCAGGATTTATTTGGGTAGGAACCGATCAAGACATTACCCGCATCAGCCCTTACAATGCTGAGACCTATGCTCGATTGCCGAATATTCCTGGGACAGCCGCTAATGTGATGCAAATTGATAATGCTGGCAATATTTGGGTCGGGACATTAAACGGATTGCTTAAGATTAATCCTGGCACAGCGAAAATTACTGCACGAATTCCCTTTGTATCAGGACAGATAGTGCAGGCTCTAGCTATTGATCCATCGGGAACAATTTGGGCAGGAACACCACGTAATGTGATCGAAATTAATCCTAAAACGAATAAAGCGATCGCGCGAATTAACACTGTGACAGGTCGCGATATTGTAGCTCTAGCTAGTGATCAAACTGGGGAATTGTGGATTGGCATGAGGGATGGTTTGGTACTTGTCAATACTTACAATGGCGAAATTAAATCATTCATCAATAACCTCCCCCATAGTTCTGTCCTCAATTTACTCATTAGCGATCGGCAATTGTGGATTGGCACGATGAGAGGATTGGGAAAAATCAATACCAAACTGAAAAAATCAGAAATTCCAAATGCAACTGCGACAGTAATTTATCTGATTGACTGA
- a CDS encoding cyclic nucleotide-binding domain-containing protein: MDVWLAKFNDIFTAQILDIGGAKFSIASITLLLGLLVLAFFLSKLISEIIRRAFLARFRINRGLQEAITVFIKYLLITLSCTIILQTAGINLSSLAVVAGVIGIGIGFGLQNLSSNFISGVVLLFEQTLKVGDYIEIGELKGVIEKISIRSTILRTDDDLFVIVPNQRLIEHNTVNWSYRGHTCRIHIPITVATDTDLLVLTEALLTVARHEPHVLQNPSSEVRFQKFNRDSLEFELLAWINDPDANETIRSSLNFRIAYEFKERGIKVPLPTHEIAFRDYEMIPSVVNAFPFPNQNLASEINASSSSAITTNSSDSNTKNLRDLLRKISYFERCTDVELFALIARGYRKHFDICEVICQENEPSEEFYIILSGVVEIFSERNNQVIATLREGEFFGEISLLMGTPRTATVRALTSDTVLFVVERQQLQKLLSEYKELGEQIAVKLSERQQVLISLGLLNEEEMQRSQHVALSWVRDRLNAIFGISLGKNVN; the protein is encoded by the coding sequence ATGGATGTTTGGTTAGCCAAGTTTAATGACATCTTCACGGCTCAAATTTTAGATATCGGAGGAGCTAAATTTTCGATCGCTTCGATCACACTATTACTAGGACTATTAGTATTAGCCTTTTTCCTATCTAAATTAATTAGTGAAATTATCAGACGTGCATTCCTAGCCCGATTTCGCATCAATCGAGGACTACAAGAAGCAATTACTGTATTTATAAAATACTTATTGATTACATTGAGTTGCACAATTATTTTGCAAACGGCAGGCATTAACCTCAGTTCCTTAGCTGTAGTCGCAGGAGTAATTGGTATTGGTATCGGCTTTGGACTCCAAAACCTTTCCAGTAACTTTATTAGTGGTGTCGTCCTCTTATTTGAGCAGACTCTCAAAGTTGGTGATTATATTGAAATTGGTGAACTAAAGGGGGTTATAGAAAAAATCTCCATTCGTTCCACGATTCTGCGTACAGATGATGATCTCTTTGTAATTGTTCCGAATCAACGTCTCATTGAACATAATACTGTTAATTGGAGTTATCGAGGACATACATGTCGCATACATATTCCGATTACAGTGGCTACAGACACTGATTTGCTAGTCTTGACAGAAGCCTTGTTAACCGTAGCACGTCACGAACCCCATGTATTACAAAATCCATCATCAGAAGTTAGATTCCAAAAATTTAATCGGGATTCTCTTGAATTTGAGTTGCTAGCTTGGATTAATGATCCCGATGCCAATGAAACTATTCGTAGCTCTTTGAATTTTCGGATCGCTTATGAATTTAAAGAAAGAGGCATAAAAGTTCCGTTACCTACCCATGAGATTGCTTTTCGTGATTATGAAATGATTCCCTCTGTTGTCAATGCTTTTCCATTTCCTAATCAAAATTTAGCATCAGAAATTAATGCATCATCATCTAGTGCGATCACTACCAATTCTAGTGATTCTAATACTAAGAATTTGCGAGATTTATTACGAAAAATATCCTACTTTGAAAGATGCACAGATGTAGAGCTATTTGCGTTGATTGCAAGGGGATATCGTAAGCACTTTGATATTTGCGAAGTAATTTGCCAAGAGAATGAACCTAGCGAGGAATTCTATATTATTTTGTCTGGAGTTGTAGAGATTTTTTCAGAACGCAATAATCAGGTAATCGCCACGTTACGAGAGGGAGAATTTTTTGGTGAGATTTCGCTCTTAATGGGCACACCTCGGACAGCCACTGTGCGGGCTTTGACTTCAGATACAGTTCTCTTTGTAGTTGAGCGTCAGCAATTGCAAAAACTTCTGAGTGAGTATAAGGAGTTAGGAGAGCAAATAGCAGTGAAACTATCTGAACGTCAGCAGGTTCTAATTAGTCTTGGTTTGCTAAATGAAGAAGAAATGCAGAGATCGCAACATGTTGCTCTATCATGGGTACGCGATCGCCTGAATGCGATCTTCGGAATTAGTTTAGGTAAAAATGTTAATTAG
- a CDS encoding FecR domain-containing protein: MLPSCSISQPEKPFSSEVLPTEAIAEISEIRSYPVRVKYVNSTTARPATVGVALKVNESVSTDESSTAQITLRNGTIFRIGGAANLILRPQNQVEIESGRLVAWAAKDSKSPAQIKTSFGEISSNDGTIYLEIPAKASEDRRIISLDGNLTVLLKSTSEIVTLGKGEEIRIKADGKATAPKRIDKDSIDKKIANNSLIFGFSTQLASLPQITSEFGVTATVKEASTIQFRRSDLPNKPSVSNRAKITYTSGTANRDRRDEPVERRRDDPPITKPSETVTTSKPTSDPSSVANTAPTTPSTTTQPMPITTNPLPKPVEPAPQPAPLEPPPQPVQPEIPAPQTQPTTPKPKN, from the coding sequence ATGCTGCCTAGTTGTTCGATCAGTCAGCCCGAAAAACCATTTAGCTCAGAGGTTCTACCAACTGAGGCGATCGCTGAAATTAGCGAAATTCGTAGCTATCCAGTTCGAGTTAAGTATGTTAACTCCACAACCGCCAGACCTGCTACCGTAGGAGTAGCTCTGAAGGTAAATGAAAGTGTGAGCACTGATGAGTCTTCAACAGCCCAGATCACGTTGAGGAATGGGACAATTTTTCGCATAGGGGGGGCGGCCAATCTTATCCTTAGACCTCAAAATCAAGTGGAAATTGAATCAGGTCGGCTGGTGGCATGGGCTGCCAAGGATAGTAAATCTCCTGCTCAAATAAAAACTTCTTTTGGTGAAATATCGAGCAATGATGGCACGATATACCTAGAAATTCCTGCGAAAGCATCGGAAGATCGACGGATCATTTCCCTTGATGGCAATCTTACCGTTTTACTTAAAAGTACCTCTGAAATCGTCACCCTTGGCAAAGGTGAAGAAATTAGAATTAAAGCTGACGGCAAAGCTACTGCTCCCAAGCGCATTGACAAGGACAGTATTGATAAAAAAATTGCTAATAATTCTTTGATTTTTGGATTTAGTACTCAGCTTGCCAGTTTGCCTCAAATTACATCGGAATTTGGGGTTACAGCAACGGTTAAGGAGGCTAGTACAATCCAGTTCCGTCGTTCGGATTTACCGAATAAGCCTAGTGTCTCTAATAGGGCTAAAATCACCTATACCTCAGGTACTGCCAACAGGGATCGCCGCGATGAACCAGTTGAACGCAGACGTGACGATCCGCCCATCACTAAACCTTCTGAGACAGTAACCACAAGTAAACCAACCTCTGATCCTTCTTCTGTAGCGAATACTGCACCTACGACACCATCAACTACAACTCAGCCTATGCCAATCACCACGAATCCTTTGCCCAAGCCTGTAGAGCCTGCCCCACAGCCAGCACCTTTAGAGCCACCACCACAACCTGTGCAGCCTGAAATTCCTGCACCTCAAACACAACCAACCACTCCTAAGCCAAAAAATTAA